From the Lactuca sativa cultivar Salinas chromosome 9, Lsat_Salinas_v11, whole genome shotgun sequence genome, the window GCATATTCGTGAGGCTCAGGTCGAGGATATGAAAGAGGAGCACCGCAAGAGTGAGTGAATAATGGGTCAAGTGTCATATtgtaatgacctatcatcgtatgttgcaacgcttagactcaggtcttttagagtcaaatttccagaatagactataccttccttcatgttctaatgtgatataatcacattctagcatgtatcACATCTAGCTACAAGCTCCTTATCTTAAGAACGgttgtgatacttctattgatcgcttcgattatcattcacttcaatcttctgacttaagtccaatgctacatcgatcttggtactttgaaccacgtaacatattcatcttagtcggactcgatttgatatgaccactagggtcatattaacaatcatcttcttagtcattacagaaacgatggtaacgacacacATGtacaaaacaaaatcaattactagtgccttggtaaccttgtgactttccctgatccaagcgtgagtcatgtgctttcggtagtataggcctctactaccattcacacctactcatactcgtcccaagtattgtcttgcagttttccaagtcatcaTATAAGAAAATCACTTAACAACTTAATACATCAGAtagcaaaacgaaggttttatatattattccttgaaaagattacataggtgttcaagtacaccctagactatgcctctaattgGATACTcctatggctacttcataactcgatcttcggATATCAATCCTCACTTTTCATTGCATTGTCAGTCGCTTCGTTAGGGATGCTTCTTGGCTTTGGAGGTGTATCCGCTCTTCCTGCTTCACTTTTCATTGGGAAATCGTTTGTTATATGCCCCTTGTCCCTGCATCCGTAACAGAACCTCTTGCTGGATGTAATGACATTGGCGTAATGTCCattcttcccacacttgaaacaagtcacctcttCGTAGCATCTCCCATAGTTCTTCAATGGTGCATTTGGCTTTGTAACTCCTTTCgtctttgggcagtcttgcttgaggtgcccttcctcattacagTCGTAACACACCCTGGTGTTGAATGTACACTCATCGACGTAATTCCCacgctttccacacttgaaacaagttactTTTTCGTAGTACCTCCCATAGTGTTTTAGAAGTACACTTGGCTTTCTATCTCTCATCGGGCATTCTTGCTCGAAGTGTCCCTCTTTACTACACTTAAAGCAAACTTCTTCCTCGGTTGGGCATTCGTCGGCATagtgaccagtcttcccgcatttgaagTAGGTCACTTCCTTAGGGCATCTCCCGTTGTGTTTCCTTCCGtacttgtcacaccattttgcttcacctcCCCCACCAGAATTTGAAAACATGTAGTTATTTTCAgaccttgaagacccctcaaatttcaTCTTCTTTCCAACTTTAACCTTGTTGGCGATCCTATCGTTGATCATTTTTTTGATAGACTTATAGCCCAGATGGTTGCCTCAAGAGTGGGTGTATGGCGTACTAGCACAGTAAGTTCGTCTTTATTTTGTTGAAGTAATCATCTTGTCTCTACCATCTGACAATCCAACATCATCTGCACCATTGCTTGTACTCTTGCCATCGTGATCGTCTCGGGTGCAGTTGCTACCTCTGGCACACGCTCAATCATTGGTGGCTCGGGTTGCGAGTTACCGCTTCCAAATCCGCTTCTAGTCCTCACTATGTTGATCTATGCACCAAATCAGGCGTTCGGTGTGGAGTGTCTAGAATTTAGATAGAGAAGACTTAATTTACGATTGACGTGTAATTCTCCCtatcactccgaaaagttacatgccagttctaataccgtaattaaacatttagaaatctgaacacataaagcttccagatccagtcggcaacagaccatagatccgatcatataatgcatatcataaatcatttagcacacatAAAAGCATATTAGGCATTTTTCCTAGATAAGCTAGTGCTTTATtaaggtgtattacctaaattttattagacacactcctcacaatcgtTGCATAGAAttataagtttaagtctagaaataaatccatattcctagtttgcttaaactaatgctctgataccaactgtgacatccctattttcacggccagaaaagaccgatttcttgtttatgctttataaaaatcagagtacttattttaataaaaatgttgcggaatttgttcccagtaaaacatgataaatacgttatcaaagcatttccgaagaaatggttttttattcatttttttaaaaacatttaggatgtcatggtcaatatagaaacataagcataaacagaacttacattcatttatactagtgatctacatatcttttaaatctctcagtgtaatgtgacttaagatcaacacctgtgatgtaaataaactgagtgggtcaggttgggaaacctggtgagtacatagggttttcaacccacaataatataattattaagtttaaacatcaaacaatcaacccaattacccatccccattatcatctttactcttaaggatctaccctaagaattcactattcctcgttcattcattcctaaggatcatcctaaggaattggcacgaaatccatcgttgccagggtttacgCTACATGCACTAAATCGCATAGTCGTCATGGTTTATACAgcaggcactacgtcgcatagtcgccagggtttaggcattaaGACTCATAGTCGCCATGGTCATCTCATTTATCTACAGTATCGTTTCCGAGAATCCACTTGCAATACATGTCAGTGTGTTTTTAGAGTACGACTGGTGAATACACAGTTGAaatacacctacaggttgcgagcctgctagtgttccactggactgtctagaatagtccgtggttgtcatctatactctgatGAATGATGGGGCCAACACAtgggtaaaaggcttctctcatggTTTACCTTTCATGCACCCTTATCTCATGGCCTATATCACCTCTCATCATtttttttgtcacacaacaactatttcatctacccatgttttacgcaacaaattttttagatataaaatacatatacagtttaaataagttaaaacatgtataaaaagtCTTTCACCCAACATAGATGGCAAGtatacagacaatatgcacacatagcatgtaatttatattaaatacttcatatctatgtgtaagatgaaagtaactatgcactcacctgaaaaggtggtgactaggtactcagacagcacttcgttatctcaaaacaattttcccttgacaaaaccgagtatcaataccactagggtttagtctaacgttaaccgcgactaactAATAGTCtacgtattattattattattattattattattattattattattattattattattattattattattattattattattatataagcgttaaacaacactctatacaactcataataatagcccaaataattattttaaggtcctaataatgtaaTTATAATTACTTAAACGCTATATTAAAATTagcgtaggcatagctcacttatagcgggttttatagaaaaccgggcttcgcttggagcagGGTTTCCGAACCTtaagactctttttctcgggactccgggagcctcggggcttcctttagGTGCTAGGggggttccctagggtttaggagggttgGAATGGGTTACAGAGAGAAATTATTTAGAGATAGAAGTGGAAATGTGTGAAAAATCCGAGAGATTCCGCACCTATTTATAGGGTCAGCAGCTTCGGACTACGCTGCGAGTTCAGCAGCAATAagctgggcgtagttcggatgaGGTTGCCAGCTACGTCTAGCTGTCTCGCACTTCGGAACCGGATAAGgctggagtacgttgggcatactcggcCTCGGGCGCAAGGCATAACGAGGCGACGTGTCACTCATCCGATGCGAAGCTTGATCAACATCGAACGGCCCAGATGCTGCCACGTCGTCAATTTCGCAACAGGCTTCGCATTTTTGAGTTCCAACTTCAAAAATTTGTATCTTCctcatatgagctccattttcgacatttattgtatccacgcgtaggcgggaacatactctacaactttcatttagagtcagtcggataattttgactttattttaaaagttatatttttaacaggccgggacatgattggtccgttaaaaatgcATAACTTCTTCAACCGACGTCTGTTTTAgtatgtctttttatcgttatgctactattaatgatatattcgattctcgtttaggttgtgtcagctaaaaaccacacgatctattattcgaacttcaggttgtacactgctatgtggaaacttcgaaaaatcataacttgctcatacgaagtcagatttgggcattctttttatggaagCTCTCGGTTTAAagtattctacaactttagtttaggtttctaaggctaaaagtcactctatcgtaaattcactatttacgcttcccggtgtcgtgcctgttctgtcgcgaaacttcaccGAGTCATAACTTATTTGTTATAACtaggatttcagcgttctttatatgtacggaatccttgagacattttctacaacttggttatgattatttattctaagtaatcttttgtcaaaaagtcgttttcgaaccctattatctctaaattgactagctcggatctacgagcgttacaagcGACCTCATGGAAAAATGTATCTAATGGGTATTCCCATTTGGAAATAGGAAGAGATcatgatggatttcatcacaaagttacTGCGGATAACACGAGGGGTGGATTCAATTTGgctcatcgtggatcgattgaccaaaagTGTGGATTTTATTCCAATTCAGGAGAGTGTCTCTACGGATAAATTGGCAGATGTCTATATCCAAGaggttgtggcacgtcatggagttcTTGTGTCGGTGGTTTCATATAGGAAAATTCGATTCGCCACcaaattttggaagaaatttcacgaggagttgggtactcgatTGCACTTCAAAACCTATTGCATTTCTTGAAAAAGGAAAAGGTTAAGATTTAAGATTTGTTGTGGCACGTCATGTAGTTCTTGTATCGGTGTTTTTTCCATCTTGAAAATGGAGAAGGTTAAGGCTTAAGATTTTTTGAAGCccaagcttgtggatccagaacCTACATTGCATTTCTCAACTTCAGGAGGTATAAATCTCGAATCTTACTCATCCATGTGTTACATCTCATTAGATCCTTGTTTTACACAACCTTTTGTCCCATGATCTTGATTCTTATGATTAGAATCTACTCTGGACCTTAGCGTTGCTAGTTTCTATTGTTTATAAGGTTGTTTAGACATAAAAATGGAATCCTAGTTGCTACCTTTCATCCATGCAAGAGATTTTGGACATTAGAAGAGGTTAGGAAGCTAAGGTTTGACTTTGAGATCCATGTAGCCATGAAAAGGCATAAAGTCATCAACTTAATCATTCAAGACGTTTATTGGGACCAGATCTGAGCATTTGATGACTTTTCTTTACGTATTAAGAGCTTAAAATGGAAAGGACATAACTGCTCTGTACACAAGGCGTAATCTAAGCTACACCTAACTTAGTTTAGTGAGAGAGAGACTTTTGCACTAACAGACCAAGTGTGAGATCTGTTCATTGaccgattgaggtgagtctcttcaagAAAAATTTTGGTTGACTTAAACAAAAATTTTACatagtatttttgggatgttacattgtcAATACGGAATGTATAGATACAGATTTCGGAATCCAAACTCTGGAATGAACACTTCTACTCTGGAATGCTATATTCTGGGGAATGTggtcatttttcaaaaaaaaattatacgttGGTTATTATTATTAAACTAAATGTTTATATAGGTTAAATTAGTCAATTTCCCTATACAAAAAGTCATCGAACATTGAAGAACATATTAGAAGGGAAAAGAAAACAGTATGTTAAACATAATAGTCATCCAATCATTACCATCATCCGAAATATTATTTCATTAATGTGGACATTTAAGACCATGTTGCATAATCTAAGCGTCCATAGCAAAAGAACATTAGGAATAAGAGGCTACAAGCTTGAATGTTGTGATGTGTTGAGGGTATATTCGTCAATTCAAATCATAGGAAGTAATTGAAAGAAGAAAAATGTGTGTGGGGAAAGGAATAAAAAAGATGGGATTTGATGAAAGTCAGTTCCTCTTGTGTTAGACTATTTTTTTCCATAATAACTACCAAATTGAACAAATAGAATTAAACTAATAATACCATTCCCTCTTTCATTTTGGTATACCATTAGGGTGATATTAATTATTGAAAGgcctagtatgctcaagaatcatattaaagtgatattgctaaataacatatgatactaatgggcaacactaacaacaacttgttacaattgattatttagtagattgattttaataaatattcaataaaactcttataattaaattggaaattattaatttcatggaaataataattttcattagcaagtaacattatattatttcatatggtatgaattaataagccGTGCACAACTTTTTGGACTATTTGAAACCTTTTGTATTTTACttaaaagacaaagtttatattttatataccttgagtttataaaatttaaactaactTTCCTCTTCTTTATGCAATTTTTAAGATTTGCATAAAAAAAGAGTATCGCTTTTCCATAAGTTTATTCAAAAGAATTCAAGCATGGGAGACATGTTTATGACATGAGGATATATGTGCTTAAAGTGTTAAGACCTAATGGTTAATACcttcactttatgcatataaataagaggcttgtgTTTGGATAGAGTGCTCATCCTTCACTTCTTGCAAGTGGCTGAATCCACTCCTCCCTCTccctttctctctagtttttgttacaaaacttgaagaacacttgcATCTTCAGGCCTTCTTTAAgctcatattggttatgaacttaaagcttaagggtttaagagttttcGACTAGAATCTTCATCAATTTGAGTCATTGtaggtgtctcaaaggttccacattcttcatcaacttccaagcctcccatgaggacccaaagaactacaaaggttatttcttcatcctttcaatggttggtgttttaatttttctataacttgcaagaagatccttggtgggtataaaatgtttatgttatttcaaaaattaaagtctttcgttgccatatttttgaagtttatgaaactgtttttgaactaaaactcaacaattggtatcagagccaccttgcaagtttggttagattttttgatttttggaaatcttagtttttggagaatgtggataacttgtttttgtataaaaataatttcatacatattttctatgacaactttataattgttattttttatgtgacaaaagttccatgcatcttttgtcatttaaagttgtcttagaaaaacaaaggttgtttgaTGTGTATATTGATGATATGGTGTGCATAAACTAGCTAAGGACCAatgtgttgttatgttgttttgTTGGTTACTTTTGttataaaatggttgtaataatttatttattcgtATGACatgtaataaataaatagattagcttttcttggttattttttgtaaagtaatatattagtttttagaattaatttattTGCACAAGAATGTAACAAGAAATCAAGTTGGAACCATTTTTGAAGACAAAAGGAGCAATTTTCAAGTCTAAAAGGTGTAAAGGATTTTCAGTGAAATTGTCTGAAAAGTGTCGCTAATGTTGTTTACAAAGAGTTGTTGGACTTTTTGCGACAGTTGTTGAATATTAGTCTTCAAGAAGTTTTTTTTCCTATATTTTGCAAGCAATGAGTGTTTACTCAAGTGGGagcttctacaacaacattacaagaagtTTTTTTGGACCCTTTAAATGTCCTTTTAGGAGTGGACTTGACAtattttgtgttggctcacaaaaatgtcattagttagctatgtttatgcacatatctttttttatgcatgtttattttgtttattttatgcaattattatggGTGATTGCTAATTTAGTTTTTCACATGCAAAAATAATTctggacaaaataaacatcacatgaagtttgggttttcaaaattagacataagatgtaacaagttattatttttaa encodes:
- the LOC111912702 gene encoding uncharacterized protein LOC111912702, with the protein product MINDRIANKVKVGKKMKFEGSSRSENNYMFSNSGGGGEAKWCDKYGRKHNGRCPKEVTYFKCGKTGHYADECPTEEEVCFKCSKEGHFEQECPMRDRKPSVLLKHYGRYYEKVTCFKCGKRGNYVDECTFNTRVCYDCNEEGHLKQDCPKTKGVTKPNAPLKNYGRCYEEVTCFKCGKNGHYANVITSSKRFCYGCRDKGHITNDFPMKSEAGRADTPPKPRSIPNEATDNAMKSED